Proteins encoded within one genomic window of Bradyrhizobium sp. 186:
- a CDS encoding enoyl-CoA hydratase/isomerase family protein, with amino-acid sequence MDLEAQESDDLLFKLEDGIGRIIFNRPQARNAFTFAMYERLAAICEEANSDHAIKVLVLRGAGDKAFASGTDINQFREFKTPQDALDYENRIDRVLSTLEQCRVPTIAAINGFCTGGGAGIAAACDLRIGTSSTKIGFPIARTLGNCLSMSNVSRLTALIGAARVKDLIFTARLIEAAEAAGVGLLTEVVEDIAALDRRADEVARLLAGHAPLTLTATKQAVARLQQRLTREEGQDLILMCYTSQDFREGLDAFLNKRAPQWRGQ; translated from the coding sequence ATGGACCTAGAGGCCCAAGAGTCGGACGACCTCCTCTTCAAGCTTGAGGACGGCATCGGGCGGATCATCTTTAACCGCCCGCAGGCCCGCAATGCGTTCACCTTCGCCATGTACGAGCGGCTCGCCGCGATTTGCGAAGAGGCCAATAGCGATCATGCGATCAAGGTGCTGGTGCTGCGCGGTGCAGGCGACAAGGCCTTCGCCTCAGGCACCGACATCAACCAGTTCCGCGAGTTCAAGACACCGCAGGACGCGCTCGACTACGAGAACCGGATCGATCGCGTGCTCTCCACGCTCGAGCAGTGCCGGGTGCCGACGATCGCGGCGATCAACGGGTTCTGCACCGGCGGAGGGGCGGGCATCGCCGCAGCCTGCGATCTGCGCATCGGCACCAGCAGCACCAAGATCGGATTTCCCATCGCCCGGACACTCGGCAATTGCCTGTCGATGTCCAATGTCAGCCGTCTCACCGCCCTCATCGGCGCTGCGCGTGTCAAGGATCTGATCTTCACCGCGCGCCTCATCGAAGCCGCAGAAGCCGCCGGCGTCGGACTGCTGACTGAAGTCGTCGAGGATATCGCTGCGCTCGACCGGCGTGCCGACGAGGTCGCCCGGCTTCTCGCCGGTCATGCGCCGCTGACGCTCACTGCGACCAAGCAGGCGGTGGCCCGCCTGCAACAGCGGCTGACGCGGGAGGAAGGGCAGGACCTGATCCTGATGTGCTACACCAGCCAGGATTTTCGCGAGGGCCTCGACGCATTTCTCAACAAGCGCGCGCCGCAATGGCGCGGCCAATAG
- a CDS encoding SDR family oxidoreductase, producing the protein MKIVVIGGTGLIGSKLVAKLKQQGHEAVAASPSSGVNAVTGEGLAAPLADADVVVDVANAPSWEPAAVLEFFERSSTNLVAAEAAAAVKHHVALSIVGTDRSPDISYFRAKLAQETIVKASSVPYSIVRATQFFEFLGAIGEAGAVGSNIVVPSALFQPIAADDVVDCLAEIATGRPINGTIDIAGPEKAPFNEFVARRLKASGDSRPVIGDPGAQYYGAPINDTSLNPLGEARLGKTPLATWLARL; encoded by the coding sequence ATGAAGATCGTCGTGATCGGCGGAACCGGGTTGATTGGATCCAAGCTCGTGGCGAAGCTCAAGCAGCAGGGCCACGAGGCCGTGGCAGCCTCGCCAAGCTCCGGCGTGAACGCCGTAACCGGAGAAGGACTCGCTGCGCCGCTGGCTGACGCGGATGTTGTGGTCGACGTGGCCAACGCACCATCCTGGGAGCCTGCCGCCGTGCTCGAATTCTTCGAGCGGTCAAGCACGAACCTCGTCGCGGCCGAGGCCGCAGCGGCCGTCAAGCATCATGTGGCGTTGTCGATCGTGGGGACCGATCGGTCGCCCGACATCTCCTATTTTCGTGCCAAGCTCGCCCAGGAGACCATCGTCAAGGCATCTTCGGTCCCCTACTCGATCGTCCGCGCCACCCAGTTCTTTGAATTCCTCGGCGCCATTGGTGAAGCGGGGGCGGTTGGGAGTAATATCGTCGTTCCCTCCGCGCTGTTTCAGCCGATCGCGGCCGACGACGTGGTCGATTGCCTCGCGGAGATCGCAACGGGACGGCCGATCAATGGCACGATCGATATCGCGGGCCCCGAGAAGGCTCCCTTCAATGAGTTCGTTGCGCGCCGTCTGAAGGCGTCCGGCGACAGTCGTCCAGTGATCGGAGACCCAGGCGCGCAGTATTACGGCGCCCCTATTAATGACACATCGCTGAACCCGCTCGGCGAGGCGCGGCTTGGGAAAACGCCGCTCGCAACATGGCTCGCGCGGCTGTGA
- a CDS encoding tripartite tricarboxylate transporter TctB family protein encodes MISRRALELATAVLTGSFGVTVTVSSLDNGIGWSSAGVDSGTFPFLIGIIIVLGSLYNLARGVLPGATLASVPVAITQTELRRLAGLFVPAAVFVAVIPLIGIYIASAFYIFAVLALPKHQSLLRSSMMAVATSLGLYVVFERMFQVSLPHGALGTAFGF; translated from the coding sequence ATGATATCGCGCCGCGCTCTTGAACTCGCGACCGCCGTCCTGACCGGCAGTTTTGGTGTCACGGTGACCGTCTCGAGTCTCGACAACGGTATCGGCTGGTCGAGCGCGGGGGTGGATTCCGGTACGTTTCCGTTCCTGATCGGAATCATCATCGTTCTCGGGAGTCTCTACAACCTGGCGCGCGGCGTCCTGCCGGGCGCGACGCTCGCAAGCGTTCCCGTCGCAATCACGCAGACCGAGCTGCGCCGGCTCGCGGGGCTGTTCGTGCCTGCGGCGGTGTTCGTCGCGGTCATACCGTTGATCGGGATATATATCGCGTCGGCCTTCTATATCTTCGCGGTGCTCGCACTCCCGAAGCATCAATCCCTGCTCCGTTCGTCGATGATGGCGGTTGCGACGTCGCTCGGGCTCTACGTGGTGTTCGAGCGCATGTTCCAGGTGTCGCTGCCGCACGGCGCGCTCGGCACCGCGTTCGGGTTCTGA
- a CDS encoding methyl-accepting chemotaxis protein, translating into MSAALGLKAKPIANGTTEPDDDSDISALINRLTAEVNQIAVDKTKSIQQITNQMKMLALNALIESSRAGAQGAGFAVVAQEVRGVGQQVETIARELETQLTKRTGDLVASIERMSHRSRGERMVDLSLNAIELVDRNLYERTCDVRWWATDSAVVDCAASPSAAAVSHVSQRLGVILGAYTVYLDLWLCDLDGNVIASGRADRFRVVGQNVAHTKWFREARDLRSGDDYVAGDVENQPLLGNAQVATYCASVRAGGQANGAPIGVLAIHFDWEAQARAIVQGVRVGDNDKARVLLVDSNFRVIAASDGQGILSERISLSLNGQRSGFYQDRTGTLVAFHATPGYETYRGLGWYGVIVCGA; encoded by the coding sequence ATGTCTGCTGCGCTGGGTCTGAAAGCCAAGCCGATCGCGAACGGAACCACTGAGCCCGATGATGATTCCGACATCTCCGCGCTGATCAACCGCCTGACCGCTGAGGTCAACCAGATCGCGGTCGACAAGACCAAGTCGATCCAGCAGATCACCAACCAGATGAAGATGCTCGCGCTGAACGCGCTGATCGAAAGCTCGCGCGCGGGCGCGCAAGGCGCAGGCTTCGCCGTGGTGGCGCAGGAGGTGCGCGGCGTCGGCCAGCAGGTCGAGACCATCGCCCGCGAGCTCGAGACGCAACTGACCAAGCGCACCGGCGATCTCGTCGCCTCGATCGAGCGGATGAGCCACCGCTCGCGCGGCGAGCGCATGGTCGATTTGTCCCTGAACGCGATCGAGCTGGTCGACCGCAACCTTTATGAGCGCACCTGCGACGTGCGCTGGTGGGCGACCGACTCCGCCGTGGTCGATTGCGCGGCCTCCCCGAGCGCCGCGGCCGTCTCCCATGTATCGCAGCGACTGGGCGTGATCCTCGGCGCCTACACCGTCTATCTCGATCTCTGGCTCTGCGACCTCGACGGCAACGTCATCGCCAGCGGTCGCGCCGACCGCTTTCGCGTCGTCGGCCAGAACGTCGCTCACACCAAATGGTTTCGCGAGGCGCGCGACTTGCGCTCCGGCGACGACTATGTCGCGGGCGACGTCGAGAACCAGCCGCTGCTCGGCAACGCGCAGGTCGCGACCTACTGCGCCAGCGTCCGGGCCGGCGGCCAGGCCAACGGCGCGCCGATCGGCGTGCTCGCCATTCATTTCGACTGGGAGGCACAGGCCCGCGCCATCGTGCAAGGCGTGCGCGTCGGCGACAACGACAAGGCGCGCGTGCTGCTGGTCGATTCGAATTTTCGCGTCATCGCGGCCTCCGACGGCCAAGGCATCTTGAGCGAACGTATCTCGTTGTCGCTCAACGGCCAGCGCTCCGGCTTCTATCAGGACCGCACGGGCACGCTGGTCGCATTCCATGCGACGCCGGGCTACGAGACCTATCGGGGCTTGGGCTGGTACGGCGTGATCGTCTGCGGGGCGTGA
- a CDS encoding 4-hydroxythreonine-4-phosphate dehydrogenase PdxA — protein MTSRPLIALAMGDPAGISPELTAKLVAQDDIRARGRLVVIGDRRVFDEGARIAGVRPELKTIEQGADLRATEGDALFVDLGHLDPGQVERGVASLAGGQFALANYKRALELGRDGRVDAVCFTPFNKQAMRFARADYDDEIAFSAEVAGLKTPASEFNVLGELWNARVTSHIPLKDVAARLSGERIQLALKLTDSCMRNAGVARPRIAVAGLNPHAGDGGNFGREEIDIIAPAVAAGQRDGIAAEGPFPADTVFLRAKGGAFDAVLTMYHDQGQIAMKLMGFDRGVTLLGGFLFPICTPAHGTAYDIAGQGVASIGASRAAVLLAAEMAARRRGAKGGV, from the coding sequence ATGACCTCAAGGCCGCTCATTGCACTGGCGATGGGAGATCCCGCCGGCATCAGCCCGGAGCTGACGGCGAAGCTCGTGGCGCAGGACGACATCCGCGCCCGTGGCCGGCTCGTCGTGATCGGCGACCGGCGCGTTTTCGACGAAGGCGCCCGTATCGCCGGCGTCAGGCCGGAGCTCAAGACGATAGAGCAAGGTGCCGATCTCCGCGCGACCGAGGGCGATGCGCTGTTCGTCGATCTCGGCCATCTTGATCCCGGGCAGGTCGAGCGTGGCGTTGCGAGCCTTGCCGGTGGCCAGTTCGCGCTGGCAAACTACAAGCGCGCGCTGGAGCTTGGCCGCGACGGCCGCGTCGATGCGGTCTGCTTCACGCCGTTCAACAAGCAGGCGATGCGGTTCGCCCGCGCCGACTATGACGACGAGATCGCGTTTTCCGCGGAGGTCGCCGGTCTCAAGACCCCGGCAAGCGAGTTCAACGTGCTTGGTGAACTCTGGAATGCACGCGTCACCTCGCACATTCCGCTCAAGGATGTCGCCGCGCGACTATCCGGCGAACGCATCCAACTCGCGCTCAAGCTAACCGACTCCTGCATGCGCAACGCCGGCGTTGCGCGGCCACGCATCGCTGTCGCCGGGCTCAATCCGCACGCCGGGGATGGCGGCAATTTCGGCCGCGAGGAGATCGACATCATTGCTCCCGCGGTCGCGGCCGGCCAGCGCGACGGCATCGCTGCGGAGGGACCGTTTCCGGCCGACACGGTGTTCCTGCGCGCCAAGGGCGGCGCCTTCGATGCGGTGCTGACGATGTATCACGACCAGGGTCAGATCGCGATGAAGCTGATGGGCTTCGATCGCGGCGTGACCTTGCTCGGTGGCTTCCTGTTCCCGATCTGCACGCCGGCGCACGGCACCGCCTATGACATCGCAGGCCAGGGCGTTGCGTCCATCGGCGCGAGCCGCGCCGCGGTGCTGCTCGCGGCCGAGATGGCTGCGCGTCGCCGGGGAGCCAAAGGCGGCGTTTGA
- a CDS encoding tripartite tricarboxylate transporter substrate binding protein has protein sequence MRNTSTLLLSAAAIVLAGTIPASAAWQPQKPIEFVATAGPGGGTDNLARAVQNIITKYKLTDQPIVVVNKGGGSGAEGYVYGKASAGDPHKVIFGTSNAWQQPLVSKVAFNYTDLTPIAAMAQDEFLLWVKQDTPYKTAGDYLKAAAAGEFKMGGAQSKDTDEVLTRMIEKAGHIKLTYIPFKSGAEAAVQLAGGHIDSHVNNPSESLGQWRGGTQRPLCAFSPKRLPQGPKITATEDWSDVPTCVEQGLDIAQYEQPRTVWLPGKITPDQAAFYVDLMKKVQATPEWKDYIEKTSQVDTFLTGAEFDKFIKEDLEHLKQVAGEQGWLIK, from the coding sequence ATGCGCAATACGTCGACACTCTTGCTGTCCGCAGCGGCGATCGTGCTGGCCGGCACGATTCCCGCCAGCGCGGCCTGGCAACCGCAAAAGCCGATTGAGTTCGTGGCCACCGCCGGGCCCGGCGGGGGCACGGACAATCTCGCCCGCGCAGTGCAGAACATCATCACCAAGTACAAGCTGACGGACCAGCCGATCGTCGTCGTCAACAAGGGCGGCGGCAGCGGCGCGGAAGGCTATGTCTACGGCAAGGCCTCCGCCGGCGATCCCCACAAGGTGATCTTCGGCACATCGAATGCCTGGCAGCAGCCGCTCGTCTCCAAGGTCGCCTTCAACTACACCGATCTCACTCCGATCGCGGCGATGGCGCAGGACGAGTTCTTGCTCTGGGTCAAGCAGGATACGCCCTACAAGACGGCTGGCGACTATCTCAAGGCAGCCGCAGCGGGTGAATTCAAGATGGGCGGGGCGCAGTCGAAGGACACCGACGAGGTGCTGACCCGCATGATCGAGAAAGCCGGTCACATCAAACTGACCTACATCCCCTTCAAGAGCGGCGCCGAGGCCGCCGTGCAGCTTGCCGGCGGGCACATCGATTCCCACGTCAACAATCCCAGCGAGAGCCTCGGACAATGGCGCGGCGGCACGCAGCGTCCGCTGTGTGCCTTCAGCCCGAAGCGGCTGCCGCAGGGCCCCAAGATCACCGCGACCGAAGACTGGAGCGACGTCCCGACCTGCGTCGAGCAGGGCCTCGACATCGCGCAATATGAGCAGCCGCGGACGGTGTGGCTGCCCGGCAAGATCACGCCCGACCAGGCCGCATTCTATGTCGACCTCATGAAAAAGGTGCAGGCCACGCCGGAATGGAAGGACTACATCGAGAAGACCTCGCAGGTCGACACGTTCCTGACCGGCGCCGAGTTCGACAAGTTCATCAAGGAGGACCTCGAGCACCTCAAGCAGGTGGCGGGCGAGCAGGGCTGGCTCATCAAGTGA
- a CDS encoding tripartite tricarboxylate transporter permease, with amino-acid sequence MDNLGELLHGFSIAVTVPHLALMVTGVLLGILVGVLPGLGAPNGVSLLLPLTFGMQPVSAIILLSSMYWGALFGGSVTSILFNIPGEPSSVATTFDGYPMARDGRPTTALATAFGSAAFGALVGVILITFLASWVAQVALAFGPPEYFAVYFLAFASFVGMGGAAPIKTVVALAIGFAIAAIGIDTVSGSVRLTMGIDELVKGVNFVVAVMGLFGIGELLVAVEEEFHARAVSSKIDWREVFRAVARLPRHSVALLRSAAIGCWMGITPGGPTAASFMSYGIARRFSRRGRYFGTGEVEGIISPETADHAAGTSALLPMLSLGIPGSATAAVMMGGLMIWGLNPGPMLFVDQKDFVWGLIASMYVGNIVAVALVLLTVPVFAALLRIPFVIIAPLIVIICVVGAYSVSNSYLDVVMMLGFGIVGYLFKKLFYPLAPLVLAIVIGDKAEDAFRQSMLMSKGSLGIFFANRLVTCLVVAGIVLLLLPLVLQFARLLPRKPVSPGDQTPSQEKVII; translated from the coding sequence ATGGACAATCTCGGGGAGCTCCTGCACGGCTTCAGCATCGCGGTCACTGTGCCGCATCTGGCGTTGATGGTGACCGGCGTGCTGCTCGGCATTCTCGTCGGCGTGCTGCCCGGGCTGGGCGCACCGAACGGGGTGTCGCTGCTGCTGCCGCTGACTTTCGGCATGCAGCCGGTCTCGGCCATCATCCTGCTCTCGAGCATGTATTGGGGCGCGTTGTTCGGCGGCTCCGTGACCTCGATCCTGTTCAACATCCCCGGCGAGCCGTCGTCGGTTGCCACCACGTTCGACGGCTACCCGATGGCGCGCGATGGCCGACCGACGACGGCGCTCGCCACCGCCTTCGGCTCGGCGGCGTTCGGCGCGCTGGTCGGCGTCATCCTGATCACCTTCCTCGCATCCTGGGTGGCGCAGGTCGCGCTCGCCTTCGGGCCGCCGGAATATTTTGCGGTCTATTTCCTCGCCTTTGCCAGCTTCGTCGGCATGGGCGGTGCTGCGCCGATCAAGACCGTCGTAGCGCTGGCGATCGGCTTTGCGATCGCCGCCATCGGCATCGACACCGTCTCCGGCAGCGTGCGCCTCACCATGGGGATCGACGAACTGGTGAAGGGGGTGAACTTCGTCGTCGCGGTGATGGGCCTGTTCGGCATCGGCGAGCTCCTGGTCGCTGTTGAAGAGGAGTTTCACGCCCGCGCCGTCTCCTCGAAGATCGATTGGCGCGAGGTATTTCGCGCGGTCGCCCGACTGCCGCGCCATAGCGTCGCATTGCTGCGCAGCGCGGCGATCGGCTGCTGGATGGGGATTACGCCTGGCGGTCCGACCGCTGCGTCCTTCATGAGCTACGGCATCGCCCGGCGCTTCTCGCGTCGCGGCCGGTACTTCGGCACGGGCGAGGTCGAAGGCATCATCTCGCCGGAGACGGCCGATCATGCGGCCGGCACCAGCGCGCTGCTGCCGATGCTCTCGCTCGGCATCCCCGGCTCGGCCACCGCGGCGGTCATGATGGGCGGGCTGATGATCTGGGGCCTCAACCCCGGGCCGATGCTGTTCGTCGACCAGAAGGATTTCGTTTGGGGCCTGATCGCCTCGATGTATGTCGGCAACATCGTCGCCGTCGCGCTGGTGCTGCTCACCGTCCCGGTGTTTGCCGCCCTGCTGCGGATTCCTTTCGTGATTATCGCGCCGCTGATCGTGATCATCTGCGTCGTCGGCGCTTATTCCGTGTCGAACTCCTATCTCGACGTGGTCATGATGCTCGGCTTCGGGATCGTCGGCTATCTCTTCAAGAAGCTGTTCTATCCGTTGGCCCCGCTGGTGCTCGCGATCGTGATCGGCGACAAGGCCGAGGACGCATTCCGCCAATCGATGCTGATGTCCAAGGGATCGCTCGGGATCTTTTTTGCCAACCGCCTCGTGACGTGCCTGGTCGTGGCCGGCATCGTGCTGCTGCTGCTTCCGCTTGTGCTGCAGTTTGCGCGTTTGCTGCCGCGCAAGCCCGTGTCGCCCGGCGATCAGACTCCAAGCCAGGAAAAGGTGATCATATGA
- a CDS encoding CoA transferase: MQKDQSQSSSRRSGPLAGLKVVDLTHVMAGPTCTLMLADMGADVIKIEKSPNGDDTRHSVPPKIGGEAASFLMMNRNKRGIVLDLKTDGGKQVLRRLIANADVLVENFAPGAMERLGFGYEALHKEFPALIYCSLSGFGRTGPYKHRRGFDLVAQAMSGIMSFTGERPDGPPVKCGPPLSDITAGLLASMGILAAYTHRLKTGEGQWVETSLYEAALVQTYWQSTIALAAGTAPRAMGSAHPLNAPYQAFEASDGWLVVGGANKKHWLLMLEALGASELASDPRFVTGADRMAHLKELEAVLSAHFRTKPRSHWLAALDEKGVPCGPVHDMLEALSDPQTLAREMVVEVEHSTLGPVKTIGLPVKFSKTPGKVRSGAPVYGEHTREVLTEHGFDEQQIEALEKQGAIVSASTRREERVA, from the coding sequence ATGCAAAAGGATCAATCGCAATCCAGCTCTCGCCGCTCGGGTCCGCTCGCAGGCCTCAAGGTGGTCGATCTCACCCATGTCATGGCGGGGCCGACCTGTACCTTGATGCTCGCCGACATGGGCGCCGACGTCATCAAGATCGAAAAATCACCCAATGGCGATGATACCCGCCATTCGGTGCCGCCGAAGATCGGCGGCGAGGCGGCGTCCTTCCTGATGATGAACCGCAACAAGCGCGGCATCGTGCTGGATCTGAAAACCGACGGCGGCAAACAGGTGCTGCGGCGGCTGATCGCGAACGCCGACGTGCTGGTCGAGAATTTCGCGCCCGGCGCCATGGAGCGCCTGGGCTTCGGTTACGAGGCGCTGCACAAGGAGTTTCCGGCGCTGATCTATTGCTCGCTGTCGGGTTTTGGCCGCACCGGCCCCTACAAGCATCGCAGGGGATTTGATCTGGTCGCGCAGGCGATGAGCGGCATCATGAGCTTTACCGGCGAGCGTCCCGATGGTCCGCCGGTGAAGTGCGGACCGCCCCTGTCGGATATCACGGCCGGCCTGCTCGCGAGCATGGGGATTCTCGCCGCCTATACGCATCGTCTCAAGACCGGCGAGGGGCAGTGGGTCGAGACGTCGCTCTACGAAGCTGCCCTGGTGCAGACCTATTGGCAATCGACCATTGCGCTCGCAGCCGGCACGGCGCCGCGCGCGATGGGTTCGGCGCATCCGCTCAATGCGCCGTATCAGGCCTTTGAAGCCTCGGACGGCTGGCTCGTGGTCGGCGGCGCCAACAAGAAGCATTGGCTGTTGATGCTGGAAGCGCTCGGTGCGAGCGAGCTCGCATCCGATCCGCGCTTCGTCACCGGGGCCGACCGCATGGCGCATCTGAAGGAGCTTGAAGCAGTCTTGAGCGCGCATTTTCGCACCAAACCGCGATCGCATTGGCTTGCTGCGCTCGACGAGAAGGGTGTGCCGTGTGGACCCGTGCACGACATGCTGGAGGCGCTGAGCGATCCGCAGACGCTGGCGCGCGAGATGGTCGTCGAAGTCGAGCATTCGACGCTTGGTCCGGTGAAGACGATTGGGCTTCCCGTCAAATTCTCGAAGACACCGGGCAAGGTCCGTTCCGGCGCGCCCGTCTATGGCGAACATACGCGCGAGGTGCTGACAGAGCACGGGTTCGACGAACAGCAGATTGAAGCGCTCGAAAAACAAGGAGCGATCGTGTCGGCATCGACCAGGCGGGAGGAACGCGTCGCCTGA
- a CDS encoding L,D-transpeptidase family protein, translating to MVDDGPLRTARDTAWSVYRTWQIGIFLVFALMAAPALGAEMNAAAIDSAQPGKKTLSNEKPTPAGVRLQVLLDRAHFSPGEIDGKFGENAKKALRAYAEAQQLPSSDALTEDVWKALQADDRQVTATYTITEQDVAGPFLRKLPSKMEDMKDIPKLSFTSPREGLAEKFHMSEQLLAALNPGRHFDRTSDIIVVVDTSSEEGAAPAKADRVEIDKSRQTVKLFDKSNALIGFYPATVGSEEKPSPSGTLKVTEVSRNPTYRYNPDYHFKDVRSRKPFTIKPGPNNPVGTVWINLSAEGYGIHGTPSPDKISKAQSHGCVRLTNWDAERVAASVSKGTPVAFVEGSR from the coding sequence ATGGTCGACGACGGGCCGCTGCGAACGGCGCGGGATACCGCTTGGTCCGTTTACCGCACCTGGCAGATCGGCATCTTTCTGGTCTTCGCCCTGATGGCCGCGCCTGCGCTCGGCGCCGAGATGAACGCAGCCGCCATTGATTCCGCCCAGCCGGGGAAGAAGACCCTGTCGAACGAGAAGCCGACCCCGGCGGGGGTCCGGCTACAGGTTCTTCTGGATCGGGCGCATTTCTCGCCCGGCGAGATCGACGGCAAGTTCGGAGAGAACGCGAAGAAAGCGCTGCGCGCCTATGCGGAAGCGCAGCAATTGCCGAGTTCGGACGCTTTGACGGAGGACGTCTGGAAGGCGCTCCAGGCGGATGACCGGCAAGTGACGGCGACTTACACCATCACCGAGCAGGATGTGGCGGGCCCGTTCCTTCGCAAACTTCCGTCGAAGATGGAGGACATGAAGGATATCCCGAAGCTCAGCTTTACCAGTCCGCGCGAAGGATTGGCTGAGAAATTTCACATGAGCGAGCAGCTCTTGGCGGCGCTTAACCCGGGGCGCCATTTCGATCGCACCAGTGACATCATCGTCGTCGTGGACACGTCTAGCGAAGAGGGCGCTGCGCCTGCCAAGGCTGACAGGGTGGAGATCGACAAGAGCCGGCAGACGGTAAAACTTTTCGACAAGTCGAATGCGCTGATCGGGTTCTATCCGGCGACCGTAGGCAGCGAAGAGAAGCCGTCGCCTTCGGGCACGCTGAAGGTCACGGAGGTCAGCCGAAATCCGACCTACCGCTACAATCCAGATTATCACTTCAAGGACGTTCGTTCTCGCAAGCCCTTCACCATCAAGCCCGGTCCGAACAATCCGGTCGGCACGGTGTGGATCAACCTTTCCGCCGAAGGCTACGGCATTCACGGGACGCCGTCGCCGGACAAGATCTCCAAGGCGCAGTCGCACGGGTGCGTGCGTCTCACCAACTGGGACGCCGAACGCGTCGCAGCCAGCGTCTCGAAAGGTACGCCGGTCGCGTTCGTCGAGGGCTCCCGTTGA